CGAGGAGCAGCCACTCACCGCCAAGTTTTGCGCCTCTTGCGGATTTATCTTCAGAGAGGAGAACAAATTCGCCTTCAGCAGCACCGCCTGGCACCACTGCAAATTTAAAAACATCCATCTGAATACCATCCACCGCCAAAGAGATCCGACtttcatctccatcctccaGAAATGCCGGCTTGGAATTCCATTTTCTACAGACGACGTCGCGGCGCTCACTTGTCTCAAACCGGGCGTTTCCCCTGACAATGCCGTCAAGCTTTTCCCTCTCCGTGCCGACGTCAGGCAGGCCAACGAGAAGGCTTTCCAGGAACTCCAAACACCACCTATCACCTTTACATGCGAGGATTATTTTGGGCGTAGCGAGGATTATTTTGGGCGTAGCGAGGATTATTTTGGGCGTAGCGAGGATTATTCTGGGCGTAGCAAGGAAGACTCCCTCAAATACGGCAAGCGGCTTTCCGACGGAACGCTCAAGTGTCTCGACGACCACCGCTTCGAGAGAAAGCTCAGCTTGAAAAAAGGCATGCGTGTGCTCCTGCTCAGCAACTTGGATGTGGAAGCCGGTCTTTACAACGGCAGCCAAGGGAAGGTTGTAGGCTTCGAATCCTTAACTTTCCCAACCTACCTCGGCCAAGTCAGGGGAGAGTACGCCACACTCAGAAAGAAACTGATCAGCGATTTCGCCTCGGCACACGCGGAAGAAATGAGACGGTACGGCCTAGGCTGGCCCATTGTTGAGTTTGATAATGGAAACACGGAGACTATCTATGCTGAGTGCAATGTGCATGCGGTTGGGTATGAGCCTCCTTACTGGCTGGCGTGCCGGACGCAGATACCACTCACGGCGGGGTATGCGTTGACCATTCACAAGGCGCAGGGGATGACGTTGGAGAAGGTTATTGTGGACCTGTCGAAGGTGTTTGAGGAGAGGCAGATTTATGTGGCGCTTTCGAGGGTCAAGACGCTGGAGGGGTTgcaggtggtggggttgacgatggagaggggaggatggggtgatgttgagggggctgagaaggtgaggaggtttttgagaGAGACGTTTGGGGATGAGGCGGTGACATACTGACTGGACAGTTGGTGTAAATGTGGTGGAGTTTGAGCAGGTACCGAGCAATGTACCTGAAGTGTCGAGTACATGTCGGTTTAGATGTTGTGGAAATTCGACAAGATATCACAGTATCTATGAAAGTGTGGTCTGAGTGGGATAGCTCCGACAGTGTCAGGTGTCAAGATTATAAAGTGTCTCTTTATTTACAAGAAGATACAGATTGCAGTGAACTCCAATGGACGTAATGTTCGAGAATCTGCGATGAAAAGAAATGACATAACCTGGGTACCTATAACAGAGTATATCTAGACTGGACTCCATCAACCGGTCATCAAATACTCATCAATACTCTTCGTCATCACAGGCAAGCAAGCTTTCAGTGTTATTCTAACAATGGTATGATTCAAGGCCGAGAAATATGATGCAACAAATAAGCTAGGCGCAACTCGAGGATATTGGCAAGAAAGATTAAGCTGCGCATTCTTATGCACCTAAACGAAAGCGAGCGACAAAAGCCCATtttctttccctcttttcttcttggcagcctcaACAAAGAAGACAGTCAGCCACTCAGgcaccaacaccagggaGAGCGGGAAGCCCTATTGTCACTCCAGTCAGCACACATTCACACttcaacatcatcgtcaaccaGGGTCAAACTCACAGCTGTCATAATCCTCCTTCGCGTTCGGCTTGACGGCGCACCGTCTAGCGTTGTCCAAGCTCTGCGTCCTCAAGTTGGCGCAACTGGCGCCGAAGCAGCCAGAGGTGTCCATCGCCCTCTGCAAGCTGTCGTCCTTCCAGCCAAAGACGTAATCGGCGTGCTGGCCGAGACCGGTAGGGTCGCCGGTGGAGAGGACGAAGGGCTGGGAGCCGTCGGCGGGCCAGTCGGCGCGGTTGGCGAACTTGGAGGTGTCCCAGAAGACCTCGTACATGAGCTGGGGGATGCGGACGGGGTGGGAGGCGGGGCAGTTGccgccgagggagaggaagtcgGCTGGGCCGGAGGTGGGGTAGGCTACgtggtcttggtggttgggggtgtcACTGAGGAGATGTTAGATGCGTTCAATATGGTTGTGAAGACAAAGGGACATACAGGTTCTTGCCATCCCAGCAGGTGGGGAAGTGGATGTTGGAGCGGATGCCACCAGGGCAGGGCTTGGTGGGGAAGGCCTCGGTGTCATAGTTGTTGTCCATGCAAGGagcaccaacatcaccctgGTGGTTGGGGCCGGAGTAGCATCTGAAGCAGTTTTGACGACGGAGCTTCTGGTCGGGGCGGGAGCGGACGTTGGGATCACCGACGAGCATGCGGAAGCCGGGCTTGAAGGCCGTGATGCGGCCGGGCTGGGCCGAAACATAGTAGATCAAAATACCGCCGTTGATCTGGGTTGAGAACCTGTCGTTGAACTGCAATGGGGCAGAGAACTGGGGGACCCGCTTGTAGGACCCGTTGCGGGCCTTGAAGTAGAGGTTGGCGGTCCAGTAGTTGGAGAAATCGTCCGCGAAGGAGCACGTTGTGCAGGTGGAGTGCTGGGCGATATCGTCGGTAGGCATAGTGGCGTTGAAGGCGTTACCACCAATAATTTGGTGGATGTGAGGCGAGGGGATCTGGCCGGGGTTGACAAGGGGGTCGATGCGGTCGATGACGAGTTGGGTGCAGCCGAATCGAAGCATGGTCAGACCGCCAGGGCCACCAAactgggggttggggctggccTTGGGGGCCGCCTCGGCCAGAGCCGCAAGGAAGAGCGACGTCCAAAGCATCTTTGCTTTtctccttggtcttgatcTGTGTCTGACAACAGCAGCCTTCGCTGGGAACGATGGGAAAGAGGTGGTGACTGTGGAACAGTTGCTGAACCGGAACTTCAACcagggcgatgatgatggtcgTTCGGGGGATCACATTTATATCTCTTTTCTTGGGTTTTCTTTGGAGCCGCCAAAACGTGGTATTCTCCATTTCTTCCAAGATTGTTCCATTCGGAAGCAACTGCCGTCGTACCAGACGGACTGTGTGAAATGCCGAGCACATGGCAGCCATCTGGCCGCCAGTACGGGGTCGATATTGAAGGCGACAATATCCAAATAGATTTGGCGGGTGATAGAAACCTTTTCGGCGGCAATCCTCCCTTGATCGCGTTGCGTGTGGGGTCAATAAACAAGGTACCCCTTTtagtggtggttttggcatCTGACCAATTGGAGGGTGCGGAACCGACGTCATCCAGGGTGGTCTCCCCTGATCAGGCTGAGTATGCGGCAGATTTGTGATAGGACAGCCAGTTCATATACAAGGAGCGTCTATACAATGACTGGGCAGGCAAGTTCTAGGAGTTGCCACATTGGGCAAAGAGAGACAGGTCTCGATGCAAAAGAGTGGGAAGGCCAAGAGGCCGAAACATGACAGGAGCTGGGGTAAATAGATGAAAGCCATGTGGTATGCCACACACAGACCTTGACTTCGGCGGCTGTGATGCCCACGTTGCCACTGCGGCAACGGGCACACATGAGTAGCGAGGACTACAGAGGTTTGTGGTTGGAAGGATAAATTCTACCGTCCAGCGAAACGCTACAGCAAAACGTGGCATCCCATCGGGCGGcccgaaaagaagaggagggatcAACCTGGGTAGATGGGAAGGTGAAAAAGGTGGGAAGCATTGGTGTGATGTGATGCTATGCTGGATGTGGGATACCGGGTCCAGTGAGTTGGGCGGTTGAATGGGTCCCGGTGGCTTTTTCTGTTGTCCGTTTATTGTGTAGCACACACACATTTGTCTAGTGTAAACTGAACCAAATGATCTCCAGACTGTGATCTTGATCGTAAGAGGGATGCCGAGATCGCTATGGTTAGTGTACGGTCAACAATCTCTGCCAGCCTGGTTTCAGCCCGCTCATGTTAATGTTGGGCCGCTGTCTGCCAAGTGTTTCGCTTTCTGACATGCCAGCGGCAGTCGTGAGTAGCAGGCACCACGAAATCTAGAATCTTCGTCTCGGCCCAACATTGCTCAAATATATTGCCGTCGAGACCTTCACGTGAACTCAGAAGGCGTTGATCCAGTCGATTTGTCAGGAGACGCCAACTCTGGTGGTCTTTAGCGTGGTGTTGACATCATCCGTGCTCTTTAGATTGAACACCTGAGAGGTGTTAGAGAGACTGATGTTGACTCTGGAGTCTTCCAAGACGGCCTGACTGCCACCCGAGCATGAGCACGAGAGCGCGCAGATGTTCTCGCAATGTATTTTCGGCTGTCTTTTCCGAGTGTTCTCCTTCGTGACCTCGCTTCAAAAGAAACCGAACCTTTCCCTGCAGAGCAAAGCAGCTGGTCGCTCAACCTGGTCACCATTTCGCGCTTGCTTGCATCGCTAGCCGTTGACGAGGCCCTTGGTGTTTTGTACCTCTTGCCGAACTCCGGTTTCGAGGCTGCCATCCTTTCACCTGTCTCCCAGTCTTTGGTCCTGTGAATATTCGCGCCCTCGATCTCTATGACTCTGTTAGTCCAAGGCCAAAACTGCGAGACTACCAACGGACAAAGCTCAAGGTAAGGTTGGGCAGCCCCTTCGCCTAATGGGTTTCACCATTCCTGCCATGAAAATTTGATACCCATAAAGACTTTGTCACTGATCTAAAATCCCAACATCAGCCTTCACCTCTCCGTCAAAAAACCAGTTAACTCACATACCAAACACTCCACGTGTTCACgccctttcccttccattCGTACCCCAGGTCGTAAAAACCGTTGTGTAAGTCACATTTGGGTTATTGATGTGCGGAACCCCAGAAGACATATTGCTTAATATGTTCAAGTCGTAATGCCAAACCGGGACAAGTGGTCCAGTGCAacccctcacctcaccctcggAAGAAGACCACTCGTGATCATCAAACGTGGTAACCGTTGTCTTGGCgacaaccctaacccttctCCTGGCTCGCCCCTTTTCACCCCCTGAGTGCCCAGGCCTCGGACTTGAACTCGGAGGCGCTGTTGCAAATTAGGAAAGCATGTAGTCTTGCTGGTTGAGTTTGAGCCTTAACAATTGCCTTACCGTCAGCCTCTCTGCAGTCGTGATACAAGCCACATTCATGGCTGCATTCAGCAAGGCTGCGCCGCAATGAGAtgtgatgagggggagaggCCGCCGGGGTTGGACCGGATAAATGCACGGGTTATTCCGCGCCATTCGAGATCAACATCTATGCCAGGATTGAGTTGGGCGCATGATCCGTGATATTATTCACGATTTGTGAGACATAATTCTGGAAGTTGTCGAGTCTCTGCGTCAGAGAGGGCAATAACAAGCTGCTGGTTATCATCATGGGGCATCTTTCCACCATTGTATGCTCAGTTTCCGCTCACTGACCTATCTTAGTGACTTCTGATCATGCTTACATTCCCACAGGGGCAGACCATCAAAGATGTCACAGGCAAATTTATGATGTTGATCGTGGGTGCAACCGGTAGGGCTTTACTCAGTGAAATCAATCTCTCAACCCCTTTACTAAGACTACCGCAAAGCGGCAAGCCGAGCCTCTCACGCCGACGGTGTTGACTGCGTACCGTACGACCCCAAtggtccaccaccaaagaaggGGGCCGTGAAAGATGTTCAAGTTGCGGAGGAACATATCGGATCAAATGGCAAGGCTAAAGTCAAATGGTACGAGTAATAGTAGATCTTAATTCCAGCTAACAATGATATTAACATGAAGCTTCATGAAAAGAGTGTCTGAAATAGTtggcaaaagaagaaagttttcatcatcctcctccacccacctcagCCATTCCAAAATCCAATACCTTCCCGCCACTCATGATCCCAATCTAGCACCGCACCTGCGTAACAAAAGCCCCATTGTAATTCACCTGCCTGTTGGGAACAATAGCAGCGCCCACGGCAGTATTCCCGTTGAAAGCCTGGCAACGGGCGTTACTCGGTCCGCTGACGATAAGGGCCGAGAAGAGGGGGCCATTGCGGTTGAAGACGCCGCCTCCGGCGCGGATTTCGCGCTGGATGAAGGTGGTTTGGCGCTCGATCTCGAACTGGACCCGGACGACGGATTGGCGGGCCTCGAGGGCGGGCTCAACCTCGGCCGCTGGGGCAGGAGCGGGAGCcgcggtggcgagggtgatgaggagggtggtgaggaggtttttgagCTGCATTTTGATAGTTGGAGGTGGTAGTTTGGTTGGCTGGGTTACGGaagttggaagaggatgttgaCAGGAatagtgatggtggtgaggatggagggagggttgAGTACAAGTCAATGGTGAGTTATATACTTGCCATCCAGCTTGTGCTCGGCAAGACATTTTTAGGATGCTATACGAGTCATACCAAGAGACTGTTGACACATGTAGACATCGCCTCATCACCGGAAGAGGAAGGACCCGAGCTTGTGTCATTGTCGTTGGCTCTCGTTGAGTAACCGGTTCGACATGAATAGCATCAAGACCTTACGCGTCGTCGGAGTAGACACTAGCAAAAAATGATGCCAAGCATCCTTTTGGCAGTGTCCATAAGGTAGGTGATCTCGATCATGATTCGCCAGTGACCATTATTCGCAAGAGGACACAAGAGAGCATGTTTATCTGAGGTCAGACCAACAGTcatggtgttggtgctggtcgTCGTCAAAACTATTGCAATAGGCTTACCGTGTTATATTGGACCCAGAGTTTAGTTCCTGACAAACAGTCCCTGATTTTCGCTGCGCTTCCGGACAACCTATAAGCAGATGACGCCACCTAAAATCGACCTGTAATATTCCCGTTTTCCATTTATGGTGGGTATTTTAGTTGGTATAAGATGGAGCCTTGCATCTCTTCGGTCAACCTTCGGAGAGAAAGTGGCTCGTTGTCAGACAACATGTCAGCTCCACTCTAAACTTGGCATCATTGCATTCCCTTGGGACCTCGGATGGTAAGCACTCCGCATTCCGTCATCCTTCTTGTGACACAGTGCCAGACAGGTCATAATGGGGGCCAGAGGCAAAATAAATAAGGCATCCACCCATGGCACCTACTGGTAGTGAAACAACCGAAACTGGCAGTAAGGAACGGCTTGACTGGATGAAGCAATCGCAGAGAATATCAGGCTTCTCAACCAAATATCTGAACATGTAATCTAGAGCATAGATACTTGGGCTTTTGCTAAGACTATTCTCACCCACTCTCGTAACATGTTCTGGATGTGTTGTAAATTCAATAGATATGCGCTGATCTCACATTCCAGCTCTGTGGTTACACGGCAGCTGACTACCAAGCACCTCGAATGGAAGTAGCATACCTCCGTAAGGCGCTAACCTTGAGTGAAAACTTTGTGCGGTCACTATTCAAAGCAGAAAACCACCAGGTAAACACTTCAGAACGAGGCGTGATAGGCATGATAAGTGACCCCTGTTTCTCAAAACATTATTACTTTTAGCACTGGCCCTGATGGAAGCGAGGCATAGTACTGTTTAGGTAGGTAAGATAAGCAACAAGTCTGTCCAGGCACAGGGGGGTCGATGAGCTAAGTGGGCCAAATTTTTGCGTGAGCCAAGTTAAGCTCGGGGTAGGCTCGATATACCGACTTACAAAAGCGTGTAGGGTCTTTTATTCTAATACAAATACTGATGATAGTTAGGTTTATAGTAGTGAAGGTATTAATTAACCCCTGTATGTTGCCAAGAATCTGGCCGGAAAAACTACCGGAAGGTTTACAAGCCTGTGAGCCAAGTCAAGCCGGCAATGACCTCAAGTTAAGTAAGTTCAGGTCCTGGGCGGCAAGTCAAGTCAAGTCACGCCAAAGGCTGGCTTGACTGGGCTTGGCTCATCGACCACCCTGCCCAGGCATTTCAAACTGCATATCATTGATTGCAATGAGCTAGCCAGACCTTAAACTAGCCTGATATTTTGAgcaatcaccaccccacgAGGATCCACCTTCATCTTCTCAAAAAGTTCACCTTGCATCCAGTTGTGTACGTGTGCCCTGTCCAACCCAGCTGTAAGACACCCTATCTGCACTTGTGCTGACTTGTCGAATGATACGTAAGGTGTTGAATCCGAACAGCATGTCGACCTTATCCCCTTTTTCTGCGTCCTTCGCGCAAAGTCCAAAAATCCGTGGACCCAAAGGTCAATCCTTGTAATCCAAGCTCCGAGCAAGTGAAAAACAGCCGGGAATGGCATGTTTGAGCCATTCTAACTCGAAAAGGGTTCCACCACCCATTGATTTGCGCCCTGAGCTCGGGGCTCGCAAATGACCCAAAAGAGAGTGTATCTGTCCCCGCACTGGAGCCAGAAATCGTTGATGGAGTTCGAAATCTGGGATGGATAAATTGCGAACCTTAGCCTTGACGGAGTCTTGTCGCGAGTGATCGTTTGTATACTCCCAATAGAGCATCATGTGTTTTGCGTCAGaatcagcaacaccagccaTACGGGCCCATCTTTTAACGGGCTAGAAGCTAGTGTACTGGGTTGTCGTCCATGGTGGTCTTGGGATTGCTCAGCCGGTCCCCTCGATCGTGAATCTCGCTGACCTTATTGATTACACCTGCCACGTGCCCAAACAAGTGCAGCGTTTCGTTCTCGATACTGACGGAACCACGAAGCGGGATCCAAAATCCACCGACACGGTGGCGGGTAACACCTTGTTCCTGCCCCAAAGGTTTAATTGGCGAGACATCAACCTGAGAAATTTCCGGTCGTCATTACCAAAGTATAAACGTGGTATCTATGAAGGCATCACGTCACCGCCATCCGTGCCATATGCTCGCGGGAGGAAACCCAGTCCTCCCCGAGCATTGAGATCACCGGCGACGACGTAAATggaggtcaagaagatggCCATATTCATCATATGACACCGTGGGTAGAGGACGCGGAATATTTTGAAAGCTTTCGGCAACCGTAATAGCGCATATACTCTGTTTCTCTCGTCGGTTGCCTTGAACGTTCGGAAGAAGCACACGAGATCATAAAGTTTCTGATGATCAAGTTCGCGTTTCAGGATCTTCTCCCTGAGCGGCTCCTTACATAATGAGGCTGGGGCCAAACTGGCCTTGCCCCCGAAGACAGACCCGACTTTGACAATGTGCTTAGCTGCGGCCCAGATTCGCCAGAAGAACTCGAGATCCTTTAAAAACAGTGGATTGATCAAAAACTGATTTCGGGAGATGAAGATAGAGCTATAGAGGAGATCAACCCAGTCCAGTTGATGAGAACCATAGTAGACCAGAATTTGCTTTACCATCGCCACCTCCTGAATGATCCAAACTCGCGAGAACCAAGGCCGTGAGATCAATCCCAAAAGGGCAAACCACGGGGTGCCATACGTCGTTATGGACTTGATCCAGGCAACCAAATCCGTGGTAACCTTCTGTTCTTCCAGCCAGGGAGTGATCTTTTCGAGCATCGCCTCAACCAAGCCGAGCGCTAACTTGCCCTCAgattctttttcttttctaaCCCATGCAATGACATCAGTTGCCGATTGATATACGTTTTGCATAATTGAGACTTGATATTCGCGCTCCTCCTTGTCGTTCTGGTTGATGCATATTGCGTCTATCCAGATCCTGAGTGGTTCAGTAGGGAGACGCAAGCGCAGTAGGATTTCATATAAGTTCTCGCGGACTGAAAGTTTGACGCCATTCAAAAAGACGCGAAATGTCGGCTTCTCATCGCCCCAGGCATAGGAGAGGCATATGTAATCGCCAACTTTGTCAAGCGGTGTAGGATGTGGTTGAAGCCGGATATCTTCAGTTTGGTTGGATGTCCACGGTTGGATGTCGAGAAGACGAATTTGCGTGTGGTTTCCGTTGAAGGGGAGTGTACGGGCAAAAGGCCCATTTTCCTGGGTCCCACTGGTAGGCCGGGAGCCAACAAAAAACCttttggaggggaaggtgggAGGTAATAAGGGGATATAACTACAGCAGATGAAGATTGCGTTTCTGCACTGGCTCTGACAAATTTCTCCTTGTTTTTCACCAAGACGAAAAACAGAACGCCATACTCCATGCTCCATACTCCATACTCCATACTCCAGACCCCAAACGCGAACCGCGAAACGCCAAAAAGCCAAACCAGCGTCTCTGCATTGGCTCTGACGGTCTGACCTGGCCCCCCACCCCTATCCCTCACCAAAGTGAAGGacggaggatgaagaggtcaGCGTTCAGTGTTCCCAGGTGACACCACGAGGAGGTTGCAGAATCCGACTTTGCCACCCATCTCGAAAAGTGCTAGCACATCGTGTCAAGATTGTGGGTAGCGATGGCTGTAGGTGATGTCGATCGTAGTCGACGAGGGTTGTTGCCGATGAGAGCTGTTAGTGGTGACGATAGTAGGTGGTGGCAATTGGTGACGGTTGTCGGTGATGGCGATTGTGAGTGATGATAATTGTAGCTAGGTCATGCTGAATTGACGAGGTGGAATCATGGGTTGATGTTACTTGGAGCCGAGAAGATCCAAGTAATAACTAACAGGATGACGAGGGTCGCGGTAGGCTGGGAGCGAGGGTAGTCGAGGATAGGACGAAAGCCGACGGCTATGGAGAGAAAGATTGAAG
The sequence above is a segment of the Podospora pseudoanserina strain CBS 124.78 chromosome 5, whole genome shotgun sequence genome. Coding sequences within it:
- a CDS encoding hypothetical protein (COG:L; EggNog:ENOG503NXH5) produces the protein MSRKLKPSLSVAVKGWSVERYQICGDQQHSLSRGRHGVLRVQDKPSNDFRIYRPTTTTGLQIKCRAISPGFLNAIIYSKDAREPGSSKRPFTTNAKRAHQLDGELDEQAGPTLLPEQQDVVDHAVAGHNIFFTGSAGCGKSTVLHEVRRRLEALGKRVHVVAPTGIVALAIGGSTTWSFAGWTPNSSRRSLRELRKTAKQHAITRKCLLTADTLIIDEISMIENNFFERFDFLLRNVRSSRKRPAQPFGGIQIIVTGDFCQLPPVKPFEHCFSCGRETQTLKEGIEEQPLTAKFCASCGFIFREENKFAFSSTAWHHCKFKNIHLNTIHRQRDPTFISILQKCRLGIPFSTDDVAALTCLKPGVSPDNAVKLFPLRADVRQANEKAFQELQTPPITFTCEDYFGRSEDYFGRSEDYFGRSEDYSGRSKEDSLKYGKRLSDGTLKCLDDHRFERKLSLKKGMRVLLLSNLDVEAGLYNGSQGKVVGFESLTFPTYLGQVRGEYATLRKKLISDFASAHAEEMRRYGLGWPIVEFDNGNTETIYAECNVHAVGYEPPYWLACRTQIPLTAGYALTIHKAQGMTLEKVIVDLSKVFEERQIYVALSRVKTLEGLQVVGLTMERGGWGDVEGAEKVRRFLRETFGDEAVTY
- a CDS encoding hypothetical protein (EggNog:ENOG503P00U; COG:S), with product MLWTSLFLAALAEAAPKASPNPQFGGPGGLTMLRFGCTQLVIDRIDPLVNPGQIPSPHIHQIIGGNAFNATMPTDDIAQHSTCTTCSFADDFSNYWTANLYFKARNGSYKRVPQFSAPLQFNDRFSTQINGGILIYYVSAQPGRITAFKPGFRMLVGDPNVRSRPDQKLRRQNCFRCYSGPNHQGDVGAPCMDNNYDTEAFPTKPCPGGIRSNIHFPTCWDGKNLDTPNHQDHVAYPTSGPADFLSLGGNCPASHPVRIPQLMYEVFWDTSKFANRADWPADGSQPFVLSTGDPTGLGQHADYVFGWKDDSLQRAMDTSGCFGASCANLRTQSLDNARRCAVKPNAKEDYDSWLPALPGVGA